One region of Chryseobacterium sp. C-71 genomic DNA includes:
- a CDS encoding reprolysin-like metallopeptidase, whose protein sequence is MAKELADQYQLGSYVGVGIDDPSKFVRFSVAPNDFQSMIIKDGKYEFIDAQDAAKTIYAVHPKSQNPNGKSFSCSTSEDPASVSQLDAIKISGQSFTNQSSNFAKSSDKKYRTLRLAISATGEYTAFHGGTYATAWAAINATMTRVNGVFEKDLALHLNVQNFPAIVYLNAATDPYTNNLNYQLQQVLSSNVVGSANYDIGHVFNAAGNNGNAGCIGCVCIAPTSTDPALDESYGKGSAFTQSTSPVGDTFDIDFVAHEMGHQLGANHTYAHVIEGSGVNMEPGSGSTIMGYAGITNANVQMNSDPYFHVASIVQIQNNMLSKTCDVETVTANNPPVIVAPPAYSIPKGTAFVLTASATDPENDPLTYTWEEFDDAGAIVNNQITGGPIVASNLGNTTYGASFRSFSPTTSPTRYFPKLSSVLNGVLNNSTNQWESVSNVARLSRFAVTVRDNSPAGLGTQQQTQSALQIINVGNDGPFKVNDQFQYAYTNSSTPILWDVVNTAAAPYNAANVKIDYTVDNGTTWAVLVASTANDGTESITFPVALNNQNIKLRISAINNVFYAVKSIFVTTSVACGAPIGGINITNITANSATASWAPVSGAASYVIRYKKTTDATWQQTTSATNSVNLTGLLASSVFEVQVASVCGTQSPFSVSTNFTTPATTYCTIAANNETQYEYISNVTLSKNGTPLFSNTSGASNYTDYTANMALQPNLAINNSYGLSITVTDPDYDAAVVFIDFNKNGVFENSERVLNYPVAVPTAPITGTFTVPANAVLDQPLRMRVILAYLGLSNAGNPIVSTYAGCGIFNYGEAEDYNVVVSSALGTNDLNFINNGIQIYPNPVSDILNVTKVSDKATYKIYSAAGQLVGNGNINAGKINVSSLIKGAYVISIEDKGKESFNSKFIKK, encoded by the coding sequence TTGGCAAAAGAATTAGCTGATCAATATCAATTAGGATCTTATGTTGGGGTAGGTATTGATGATCCTTCAAAATTCGTAAGATTTTCTGTAGCACCTAATGATTTTCAGTCAATGATTATCAAAGACGGGAAATACGAATTTATTGATGCTCAAGATGCTGCTAAAACTATTTATGCAGTGCATCCGAAATCTCAAAACCCAAATGGAAAAAGTTTTAGCTGTAGTACTTCTGAAGATCCTGCTTCTGTTAGCCAGCTAGATGCTATAAAAATTTCTGGTCAGTCATTTACTAATCAATCTTCAAATTTTGCTAAAAGTTCTGATAAAAAATACAGAACATTAAGATTGGCAATTTCAGCTACTGGTGAATATACTGCTTTTCATGGTGGTACTTATGCTACGGCATGGGCTGCTATAAATGCTACAATGACTAGGGTAAACGGTGTTTTTGAAAAAGATTTAGCATTACACCTAAATGTTCAAAACTTTCCAGCAATTGTATATCTTAATGCTGCAACTGATCCTTATACTAATAATCTTAATTACCAGCTTCAACAGGTCTTGTCATCAAATGTTGTGGGGAGCGCTAACTATGATATAGGTCACGTATTTAATGCGGCCGGAAATAATGGTAATGCAGGATGTATTGGGTGTGTTTGTATTGCGCCAACTTCTACAGATCCTGCTTTAGATGAATCTTATGGAAAAGGTTCAGCATTTACACAAAGTACAAGCCCTGTAGGAGATACTTTTGATATTGATTTTGTTGCTCACGAAATGGGACATCAATTGGGAGCTAATCATACATATGCTCATGTAATTGAAGGTTCTGGCGTTAATATGGAGCCGGGTTCCGGATCTACTATAATGGGATATGCCGGAATTACTAATGCTAACGTACAAATGAACTCCGACCCATATTTCCATGTGGCAAGTATTGTACAGATTCAGAATAATATGCTTAGTAAGACGTGTGACGTAGAAACAGTTACTGCTAATAATCCTCCTGTAATAGTAGCTCCTCCTGCCTACAGTATCCCAAAAGGTACTGCTTTTGTACTTACTGCTTCGGCTACAGATCCTGAAAATGACCCATTAACTTATACATGGGAAGAATTTGATGATGCGGGCGCTATTGTTAATAATCAAATTACTGGAGGTCCCATTGTTGCTTCCAATTTAGGAAATACAACGTATGGTGCTTCATTTAGGTCTTTTTCTCCAACTACAAGTCCAACACGTTATTTCCCTAAACTGTCATCGGTTTTAAATGGAGTATTAAATAACTCAACTAATCAGTGGGAATCTGTTTCGAATGTTGCGAGATTATCGCGATTTGCTGTAACTGTAAGAGATAATAGCCCGGCAGGTTTAGGTACTCAGCAGCAAACACAATCTGCATTACAGATAATTAACGTTGGCAATGATGGTCCTTTTAAAGTTAATGACCAATTTCAATATGCATATACAAATTCATCAACTCCAATTCTTTGGGATGTAGTAAATACTGCTGCTGCACCATATAATGCAGCTAATGTTAAAATAGATTATACAGTTGATAATGGTACTACTTGGGCTGTATTAGTTGCTTCAACGGCAAATGACGGTACAGAAAGTATTACATTTCCTGTTGCACTCAATAATCAAAATATTAAACTAAGGATTTCTGCAATAAATAATGTCTTTTATGCTGTGAAATCTATATTTGTGACAACGAGTGTTGCATGTGGTGCACCTATAGGTGGAATTAATATTACCAATATTACTGCAAATTCCGCTACTGCTAGTTGGGCTCCTGTAAGCGGGGCAGCCTCATATGTTATCAGGTATAAGAAAACTACTGATGCTACTTGGCAACAAACTACATCTGCTACAAATAGTGTTAACCTTACAGGTCTATTAGCAAGTTCAGTTTTTGAGGTACAAGTTGCTTCGGTGTGTGGTACTCAATCTCCATTCTCTGTGAGTACAAATTTTACAACTCCAGCAACTACGTATTGTACAATTGCAGCTAATAACGAAACACAGTATGAATATATTTCTAATGTAACTCTATCTAAAAATGGTACTCCATTGTTTTCCAATACATCAGGAGCATCTAATTATACAGATTACACAGCAAATATGGCACTTCAGCCTAATCTTGCAATAAATAATTCTTACGGATTATCAATCACGGTAACTGATCCTGATTATGATGCGGCTGTAGTATTTATTGATTTTAATAAAAATGGTGTTTTTGAAAACTCTGAGAGAGTTCTAAACTATCCTGTAGCAGTTCCTACAGCACCAATTACTGGCACCTTCACAGTACCTGCAAATGCAGTATTAGATCAGCCACTCAGAATGAGAGTGATATTGGCATACCTAGGATTATCTAATGCAGGAAACCCTATAGTTTCTACTTATGCTGGTTGTGGAATATTTAATTATGGTGAGGCAGAAGATTACAATGTTGTTGTGAGTAGTGCGTTAGGAACAAATGATTTAAACTTTATAAACAATGGTATTCAGATTTACCCTAACCCGGTAAGTGATATCCTAAATGTTACTAAAGTTTCTGATAAGGCAACTTATAAAATATATAGTGCTGCAGGTCAGCTTGTAGGTAATGGAAATATTAATGCTGGAAAAATTAATGTATCTTCATTAATCAAGGGAGCTTATGTGATATCTATTGAAGATAAAGGAAAAGAAAGTTTCAATTCTAAATTCATCAAGAAATAA
- a CDS encoding DUF6048 family protein: protein MKTKLIFTSFFSLLGLLFSAQEKKEAEKEKWKYEPNFMVGVDVLNTGVSFFSDRQLFQGFISSKIKGNIHAIIEAGFEKNIYQKNGYDATANGPFAKIGAFYMLARDPENEFNGFYGGAKIGGSFYTQEYFAIPIRGFGGSSSSVSLPASSQSSFWLEGTIGGRVQLFTSNFFIDVNMQPRYLMVTSKQDEVVPMIVPGFGRSSSKFNMGFAWSIAYKF from the coding sequence ATGAAGACAAAACTAATCTTTACCTCGTTTTTTAGTCTGTTGGGACTGCTTTTTTCTGCGCAGGAAAAAAAGGAAGCCGAAAAAGAAAAATGGAAATACGAACCCAACTTCATGGTTGGGGTAGATGTTCTGAACACCGGAGTTTCATTTTTTTCAGACAGACAATTGTTTCAGGGATTTATTTCATCAAAAATAAAAGGGAATATTCATGCAATCATAGAAGCTGGTTTCGAGAAAAATATCTATCAGAAAAATGGCTATGATGCCACAGCTAATGGGCCGTTTGCAAAAATAGGTGCATTTTATATGTTGGCCAGAGATCCTGAAAATGAATTCAACGGTTTCTATGGCGGTGCAAAAATAGGTGGCTCATTTTATACGCAGGAATATTTTGCAATTCCTATTCGTGGTTTTGGAGGAAGCAGTTCTTCCGTTTCACTGCCTGCATCTTCTCAATCATCTTTCTGGCTAGAAGGAACAATAGGTGGAAGAGTTCAGTTATTTACCTCAAATTTTTTCATCGATGTTAATATGCAACCAAGATATCTGATGGTCACTTCCAAACAAGACGAAGTTGTCCCGATGATTGTTCCCGGCTTTGGCAGAAGCTCTTCTAAATTTAATATGGGTTTTGCTTGGAGTATTGCGTATAAGTTTTAG
- a CDS encoding DUF6452 family protein, translated as MKRLLSFLILSVIMISCGGDDDICESGEGTPRMKIMFKNADKITTLDSLKVYVDYGVRTVDLGWSRNTDSILVPLRVDDSPFTDLYVKRTKKGDSSKVRVSYTTKSIYVSPGCGAKLNYENLSGQLLKVNPVIKIESGQNFIENEDKTNLYLVF; from the coding sequence ATGAAAAGATTACTGTCATTCCTTATATTATCTGTCATCATGATCTCCTGTGGTGGAGATGACGACATCTGCGAAAGCGGTGAAGGTACGCCAAGAATGAAAATCATGTTTAAAAATGCCGATAAAATCACAACTTTAGATTCTCTGAAAGTCTATGTAGATTACGGAGTAAGAACAGTGGATTTGGGATGGAGCAGAAATACAGATTCTATTTTAGTTCCTCTTCGTGTTGACGATTCTCCATTCACCGATTTGTATGTAAAAAGGACTAAAAAAGGTGATTCATCAAAAGTACGTGTGAGTTACACGACAAAATCAATTTACGTTTCACCTGGCTGTGGAGCTAAATTGAATTACGAAAATTTAAGCGGACAATTATTAAAAGTAAACCCTGTCATCAAAATAGAATCCGGACAAAACTTTATTGAAAATGAAGACAAAACTAATCTTTACCTCGTTTTTTAG
- a CDS encoding zinc-dependent metalloprotease, translating to MIKNCKTFFLLAALVFCQQNLFSQEKPKDSAAVAKTDTAKVKKDDKKKSLIKPFKEIITDKAVSDQGVFTVHKVDDKYYFEIPDSMLKKEFLLVTRLTKAAAGMRSGTSGYAGDQIGQQVIAFEKGPKDKILLRSISHVDYAKDSTSQMYNSVTRNNVQSIIKSFDVKAYGVKKNSSVIEVTDVLNSDNELTSFSVWSKDSYRVGVFQKDMSFVNFVKSFPTNIEINTTKTFARTLGAPVTPAIPGRPTPKISGNYTVEINSSFVLLPENKMQARYFDPRVGYFTVGYTDFDLDPQGVKKISLVKRWRLEPKPQDVDKYNKGELVEPSKPIVFYIDPATPKKWVPYLIQGVNDWQKAFEKAGFKNAIVAKVPDPKIDTEWSLEDARFSAIVYKPSDVPNASGPSIADPRTGEILESHINWYHNVMLLLRNWYFVQASPNDPRARKMEFDEKLMGELIRFVSSHEVGHTLGLRHNYGSSSTVPVEKLRDKKWLEKNGHTPSIMDYARFNYVAQPEDNIGDAGIFPRIGDYDDWAIEWGYKRFNQFKTPDAEKEFLNQWVIKNLKNERLWFGTETNPFDPRSQSEQVGDNAMIASTYGIKNLQRIVDNLENWTKTPNEDYANLDMMYDQVTSQFRRYLGHVSKYIGGQMETPKTAEQSGAVYEVVAKKDQKEAMKFLDQNIFTTPQWLIKKDIFEKTGKTPVKTIEEIQNGVLGRILNPMVLQNMYQMEAVESNTYSVIELLSDLNTSILKNETADIYKRNLQRNYIDSLIKLVDNRASDKSDVSALVRGNLNTIKKELSAKSSSDLVNKYHYEDLVFRIEKALDPK from the coding sequence ATGATAAAAAACTGTAAAACATTCTTCTTATTAGCAGCTTTGGTATTTTGCCAGCAAAATTTATTTTCTCAGGAAAAACCTAAAGATTCTGCAGCTGTCGCAAAAACCGATACGGCTAAAGTAAAAAAAGACGATAAAAAGAAAAGCCTGATTAAACCATTTAAAGAAATCATTACCGATAAAGCGGTTTCTGATCAGGGAGTTTTTACAGTTCATAAAGTTGACGATAAATATTACTTCGAAATCCCGGATTCGATGCTGAAGAAGGAATTTCTCTTGGTGACAAGACTGACAAAAGCTGCCGCTGGAATGCGTTCCGGAACTTCCGGTTATGCTGGAGATCAGATTGGTCAGCAAGTCATTGCTTTTGAAAAAGGACCAAAAGATAAAATCTTGTTACGTTCAATTTCTCATGTCGATTATGCGAAGGATTCTACGTCGCAGATGTATAATTCGGTGACGAGAAATAATGTGCAGTCTATCATTAAATCTTTTGATGTAAAAGCGTATGGTGTCAAGAAAAATTCGTCTGTCATTGAAGTTACAGATGTTTTAAATTCTGATAATGAACTGACTTCTTTTTCGGTTTGGTCTAAAGATTCTTACAGAGTTGGCGTTTTTCAGAAAGACATGTCATTTGTAAATTTTGTTAAATCTTTCCCGACCAATATTGAAATTAATACTACAAAAACTTTCGCAAGAACTCTGGGAGCACCTGTAACTCCAGCAATTCCGGGAAGACCTACACCGAAGATCAGCGGAAATTATACTGTTGAAATTAATTCTTCATTTGTACTTCTTCCGGAAAACAAAATGCAGGCAAGATATTTTGACCCAAGAGTAGGGTATTTTACAGTTGGTTACACAGATTTCGATCTTGATCCTCAAGGTGTAAAAAAGATTTCTCTGGTTAAAAGATGGCGTTTGGAACCAAAACCACAGGATGTAGATAAATATAATAAAGGAGAATTGGTAGAGCCATCAAAACCGATTGTATTCTACATCGATCCTGCAACTCCGAAAAAATGGGTTCCTTATTTAATACAGGGAGTCAATGATTGGCAGAAAGCTTTCGAAAAAGCAGGATTCAAAAATGCTATTGTAGCAAAAGTTCCGGATCCGAAAATAGATACAGAATGGAGTCTTGAAGATGCTAGATTTTCAGCGATTGTTTATAAACCTTCCGATGTGCCAAATGCTTCAGGACCTTCAATTGCCGATCCGAGAACGGGAGAGATTTTAGAAAGTCACATTAACTGGTATCATAATGTTATGTTGTTGTTGAGAAATTGGTATTTCGTACAGGCATCACCAAATGATCCAAGAGCAAGAAAAATGGAGTTTGATGAAAAACTAATGGGAGAATTGATTCGTTTTGTTTCTTCTCACGAAGTTGGTCACACGTTAGGTTTGAGACATAACTATGGTTCAAGCTCAACTGTTCCTGTTGAAAAGTTAAGAGATAAAAAATGGTTGGAAAAGAACGGTCACACGCCTTCGATTATGGATTATGCAAGATTTAATTATGTTGCACAACCTGAAGATAATATCGGTGATGCAGGAATTTTCCCAAGAATCGGAGATTACGATGATTGGGCAATCGAGTGGGGGTACAAAAGATTCAACCAGTTTAAAACTCCAGATGCAGAAAAAGAATTTCTGAATCAGTGGGTAATTAAAAACCTCAAAAACGAAAGATTGTGGTTCGGAACAGAAACAAATCCTTTTGATCCAAGATCACAAAGTGAACAAGTTGGTGACAATGCAATGATTGCAAGCACTTACGGAATTAAAAACCTTCAGAGAATTGTTGATAATTTAGAAAACTGGACTAAAACTCCAAACGAAGATTATGCAAACCTTGATATGATGTATGATCAGGTGACGAGCCAATTCAGAAGATATTTAGGTCACGTTTCAAAATATATTGGCGGACAAATGGAAACTCCAAAAACTGCAGAACAATCTGGAGCAGTGTATGAAGTTGTTGCTAAAAAAGATCAGAAAGAAGCTATGAAATTTTTAGATCAAAACATTTTCACTACACCACAATGGCTGATAAAAAAAGATATTTTTGAGAAAACAGGTAAAACTCCTGTGAAAACGATTGAAGAAATTCAGAATGGTGTTTTGGGACGAATTTTAAACCCGATGGTTCTTCAGAATATGTATCAAATGGAAGCTGTTGAATCTAATACCTATTCTGTGATTGAATTGCTTTCAGATTTAAATACCTCGATTCTTAAAAATGAGACGGCAGATATTTACAAAAGAAATCTTCAGAGAAATTATATCGATTCATTAATAAAACTCGTTGATAATAGAGCTTCAGACAAATCAGATGTTTCTGCATTGGTAAGAGGAAATTTAAATACTATTAAAAAAGAACTTTCTGCAAAATCAAGTTCAGATCTGGTGAATAAATACCATTACGAAGATTTGGTTTTCCGTATTGAAAAGGCTTTAGATCCAAAATAA
- the rlmD gene encoding 23S rRNA (uracil(1939)-C(5))-methyltransferase RlmD, producing MRKKKDVILENIKLFAAGAKGVAIGKTEEGKTVLVSGAIPGDVVNARVKKSKSKYFEAEVKEIVEKSPFRVEPKCIHFGTCGGCKWQNMSYEKQLDFKQEEVYNNIKRIGGIDDFETVPILGAEEQYFYRNKMEFSFSNARWLTQYEISSEENYGSRDALGFHIPGMWSKILDLKECWLQEDPSNAIRLAVRNFGIENGLDFFDVREQKGFLRTLMMRQNSKGEWMVLFQLYREEKANRTKLFDYLLEQFPQIKTLVYAINPKQNDSIYDLNVEIYFGEGFLMEEMDGLKFKIGPKSFFQTNYKQALELYRKTLEFADLKGDEVVYDLYTGTGTIAQYVARNAKHVIGIESVQEAIDAAIEHAELNGLTNTTFYCGDMKNVFNDEFLENHPKADVLITDPPRDGMHQKVVEQILKLAPEKVVYVSCNSATQARDLALMKEHYTLVKILPVDMFPQTHHVENIALLVKK from the coding sequence ATGAGAAAGAAGAAAGATGTAATTCTTGAAAATATAAAATTGTTTGCCGCAGGCGCAAAAGGTGTTGCCATAGGAAAAACTGAAGAAGGGAAGACTGTATTGGTTTCCGGAGCAATTCCCGGCGATGTGGTGAATGCAAGAGTGAAAAAGTCAAAATCAAAATATTTTGAGGCTGAAGTAAAAGAAATTGTTGAGAAATCACCATTCAGAGTTGAGCCAAAATGTATTCATTTCGGAACTTGTGGAGGCTGCAAATGGCAGAATATGAGCTACGAAAAGCAGCTTGACTTTAAACAAGAAGAAGTTTACAACAACATCAAAAGAATCGGTGGAATTGATGATTTCGAAACCGTTCCTATTTTAGGTGCAGAAGAGCAATATTTCTACAGAAATAAGATGGAATTTTCTTTCTCTAATGCAAGATGGCTGACTCAGTACGAGATCAGTTCTGAAGAAAACTACGGAAGCAGAGATGCCCTTGGTTTCCATATTCCTGGAATGTGGAGCAAGATTTTAGATCTAAAAGAATGCTGGTTGCAGGAAGATCCGTCTAATGCGATTCGTTTGGCCGTAAGAAATTTCGGAATTGAGAACGGATTAGACTTTTTCGATGTTAGAGAGCAGAAAGGTTTTCTAAGAACCTTGATGATGAGACAAAACTCAAAAGGGGAATGGATGGTCTTATTCCAATTGTACAGAGAAGAAAAAGCGAACCGTACAAAACTTTTCGATTATTTATTAGAACAATTCCCACAGATCAAAACTTTGGTTTATGCTATTAATCCCAAACAGAATGATTCTATCTACGATTTAAATGTAGAAATTTATTTTGGTGAAGGATTTTTAATGGAAGAAATGGATGGTCTGAAATTCAAAATTGGTCCGAAATCTTTCTTTCAAACCAATTACAAACAGGCTTTAGAATTATACAGAAAAACACTTGAATTTGCTGACTTAAAAGGTGATGAAGTGGTTTACGATTTATATACAGGAACTGGTACAATTGCACAATACGTTGCCAGAAATGCAAAACATGTGATTGGAATCGAATCGGTACAGGAAGCTATCGACGCAGCCATCGAACATGCCGAATTGAATGGTTTGACGAACACAACTTTCTACTGTGGAGATATGAAAAATGTCTTCAATGACGAGTTTTTAGAAAATCACCCGAAAGCAGATGTGTTAATCACAGATCCTCCAAGAGACGGAATGCACCAAAAAGTGGTTGAACAAATCCTAAAGTTAGCTCCTGAAAAAGTGGTTTATGTAAGCTGTAATTCGGCAACTCAGGCGAGAGATTTAGCTTTAATGAAAGAACATTATACTTTAGTAAAAATTTTGCCGGTAGATATGTTCCCACAGACGCATCATGTTGAGAACATTGCATTGTTGGTTAAGAAATAA
- a CDS encoding TlpA disulfide reductase family protein: MKKYLLLFVIAIFAMSCSKKVEVKGKIAGSSPLERVEFVEASGVATLPLINMGLDKDGNFAGTFEAPKNGMYVINYAGKQNLIFLKGGQTVNISGSAATFPNEYVVTGDAKNDNDFYQASQKFLSTYGQGLNIQELLAGDEAKYVKAMQKIEADINKNIEENVKKFNPGKEVVEWKKTDAKVAILNLLVNYEMTKKQMSGNPSFKMGKVFTDYENKLKENSDEMVKTSPFYRQYLLTKMSPGFQKFAEAKSKGKTDITTTELFNDYLKSQKEVSQVTKDYLLAFVMAQSDIHPQTPAATTDKIKKIIEEDIKDAGVKADVKKMQFTINGFKIGDDAPEASLVKADGSAYKLSENKGKPYVLVFYASWNPYIAEGTIPVLKEVVNFYKSKMNFVFVNVDDTKEQFTKTSNAMMKGIQGTNVYAEGGLNSDIAKKYGVYGFKLPNFIVVDKNGKIASRSFVNLGDQDLITILDKETGLSAPKVAPQQQMMPQMNMDPSAQPAPPVQEAPQQPAQTK, from the coding sequence ATGAAAAAATATCTTTTGTTATTTGTCATTGCAATATTTGCAATGTCTTGTTCAAAAAAAGTTGAAGTAAAAGGAAAAATCGCAGGAAGCTCTCCATTAGAAAGAGTAGAATTTGTAGAGGCTTCTGGTGTTGCTACTTTGCCATTAATCAACATGGGCTTAGACAAAGACGGAAATTTCGCAGGAACTTTTGAAGCTCCCAAAAACGGAATGTACGTGATCAACTATGCAGGAAAGCAAAACTTAATCTTCCTTAAAGGCGGACAAACAGTGAACATCTCCGGAAGTGCAGCTACTTTCCCTAATGAGTATGTCGTAACAGGCGATGCTAAAAATGATAATGACTTTTACCAGGCAAGTCAGAAATTTCTTTCTACTTACGGTCAGGGATTAAATATTCAGGAATTATTAGCTGGTGATGAAGCAAAGTACGTAAAGGCTATGCAGAAAATCGAAGCTGATATCAACAAAAATATCGAAGAGAACGTAAAGAAATTCAACCCTGGTAAAGAAGTGGTTGAATGGAAAAAAACTGATGCGAAGGTGGCTATTCTTAATTTATTGGTAAATTATGAAATGACTAAAAAGCAAATGTCTGGAAATCCTTCTTTCAAAATGGGGAAAGTATTTACAGATTATGAAAATAAATTAAAAGAGAACAGTGACGAAATGGTGAAAACAAGCCCTTTCTACAGACAATATCTTTTAACTAAAATGAGCCCTGGTTTCCAAAAATTTGCTGAAGCAAAAAGTAAAGGAAAGACAGATATTACAACGACAGAATTATTTAATGATTATTTGAAGTCTCAGAAAGAAGTTTCTCAGGTTACAAAAGATTATTTGTTGGCATTCGTAATGGCACAGTCTGATATTCACCCACAAACTCCTGCAGCTACGACTGATAAAATCAAAAAAATCATCGAAGAAGATATTAAAGATGCTGGTGTAAAAGCAGATGTTAAAAAAATGCAGTTTACCATCAACGGATTCAAAATCGGTGATGATGCTCCGGAAGCTTCATTAGTAAAAGCAGACGGTTCAGCTTACAAATTGAGCGAGAACAAAGGGAAGCCTTATGTATTAGTTTTCTATGCATCATGGAATCCTTACATTGCAGAAGGTACAATCCCGGTATTGAAAGAAGTAGTGAATTTCTATAAATCTAAAATGAATTTCGTTTTCGTAAATGTTGATGATACAAAAGAACAGTTTACAAAAACAAGCAATGCAATGATGAAAGGAATTCAGGGAACGAATGTTTATGCTGAAGGTGGTCTTAATTCTGACATCGCTAAAAAATACGGAGTTTACGGATTTAAATTGCCAAACTTCATCGTAGTAGATAAAAACGGTAAAATCGCAAGCAGATCTTTTGTTAACTTAGGTGATCAGGATTTGATTACGATCTTAGATAAAGAAACAGGTCTTTCTGCACCAAAGGTTGCTCCTCAACAGCAGATGATGCCTCAAATGAATATGGATCCGTCAGCTCAGCCTGCTCCTCCAGTTCAGGAAGCTCCTCAGCAACCGGCTCAGACAAAATAA
- a CDS encoding succinate dehydrogenase/fumarate reductase iron-sulfur subunit, with translation MSAKKGLHLTLKIWRQKNTKTKGQFETYKISDVSTDSSFLEMLDILNENLINEGKEPIAFDHDCREGICGMCSLYINGRAHGPDTGITTCQLHMRMFKDGETIVIEPWRSAAFPVIKDLMVDRSAFDRVMAAGGFISVNTSGNTLDANAIPIPKEDADKAMDAAACIGCGACVATCKNGSAMLFVGAKVSQYALLPQGRVEAKRRVLNMVKAMDEEGFGNCSNTGACEVECPKGISLENIARMNREYMAAMADRG, from the coding sequence ATGAGTGCAAAAAAAGGCCTTCATCTTACGCTGAAAATTTGGAGACAAAAAAATACAAAAACTAAAGGTCAGTTTGAGACCTACAAAATATCAGATGTTTCTACAGATTCTTCTTTCTTAGAAATGTTAGACATTCTGAACGAAAACTTAATCAACGAAGGAAAAGAACCTATCGCTTTTGACCACGACTGTCGTGAAGGAATCTGCGGTATGTGCTCTCTTTACATCAACGGTAGAGCTCACGGTCCGGATACCGGAATTACAACGTGCCAGCTTCACATGAGAATGTTCAAAGACGGTGAAACAATCGTTATTGAACCTTGGAGAAGTGCTGCGTTCCCTGTTATTAAAGATTTAATGGTAGACAGAAGCGCATTCGACAGAGTAATGGCTGCAGGTGGATTTATTTCGGTAAACACTTCAGGAAATACTTTGGATGCGAATGCAATTCCAATTCCTAAAGAAGATGCAGACAAAGCAATGGATGCTGCAGCTTGTATCGGTTGTGGAGCTTGTGTGGCGACTTGTAAAAATGGTTCTGCAATGTTATTCGTTGGAGCTAAAGTTTCTCAATACGCACTTTTACCTCAAGGTAGAGTAGAAGCAAAACGTAGAGTTCTGAACATGGTGAAAGCTATGGATGAGGAAGGTTTTGGTAACTGTTCAAACACTGGAGCTTGTGAAGTAGAGTGTCCTAAAGGTATTTCTCTTGAGAATATTGCAAGAATGAACAGAGAGTACATGGCTGCTATGGCAGACAGAGGTTAA